The nucleotide window GCCGGAGAACTGGCAGCGGTGTATAAGGAAACTGGCCATGTGACAGCTAAAGATGTTTTCGATTCTGCTAAAAGAAAAGACCAATTAGCGCTGAAAGTTATAGATTCTGTTGCTTTGCATTTGGGAATTGCTCTTGCGAATATCGCTAATACTCTTAATCCAGAAAAAATTGTACTTGGAGGCGGAGTTTCAAAAGCAGGAGATGTTTTACTTGAACCAATAAAAGAACAATTTTTACGAAATTCTTTTCCTCGAGTAGCGCAATCGACTGAAATCAGTATCGCAACATTGGGTAATGATGCCGGCGTGATTGGTGCTGCGTGGCTGGTCAAGAACAAACTTGGACATGAATAAGCATCTGCAGGGAGTTTTGTTACAAAGCTCCCTGTTTTTTTATTTTATAAGTGTAAACTTATTTCTTTGAAGATTAGTGTCTAGCTCCCCCTTAAGCCGTTATTCGGACCTGAACAATGTGCTTGAGCTTTTCTGTGCCAAAAGTTTCAATTTTCGGAATTTGGACATTCCTGAAACTTTTTCGGGTTTGAATCGTCTAAAATAGAGGAAAATGACAGTAATTGGTCTATGCTTTTTTAGCTGTGATTTATGTTTGCTTTTTAGAAAAAAAAGTATTAAGATTATCTTTGATTCTTGAGCATGCGGAAAAAATCACCTTAAAATTCCCATATCTGTTATTTTTAACAGGGAGGTAACAAACAAATGAACAATAATAAATGGACTAAGGCATCCATTGTTTCGATTGCGACAATTCTGCTTTGGTTAAAAACTTATATTGCCTATAAAACTAGTTTTGATATAAAAATTGAGAACTGGAGACAGGAAATCATCCTGTTCATGAATCCATTAAGTTTTCTGATGGTCATCTTTGGAGTCAGCATGTTCATGAAGGAAAAGGCGCAGAAACGCTACATTTTAATTACAAGTTTCATAGTTTCAGCGATTCTTTTCGCGAATGTGGTGTTTTACCGTTTCTTCAATGATTTCCTGACGATACCTGTTCTTTTCCAAACGAGCAATATGAGCGACTTGGGAAGCAGTGTTACCGAGTTGATCAACTTCAGTGATTTGTTATATTTCGCTGATATCGTTGTATTGGCACTTTTATTAAAAGTTAAACCCAATATATTAGGATACCGGGAATATTCCAAGGTGGACCGCAGAGCATATTTCCTTGTGGCAATTGCGATCTCATTTTTTAACCTGGGAATGGCTGAAACGGAGCGGCCCCAGCTGTTGACAAGGACATTCGACAGAGAAATGCTGGTCAAGAATATTGGGACTTACAATTATCACCTGTATGATGCTTTCCTACAGTCAAAGTCTTCGGCACAGAGAGCTATGGCAGATGGCAGTGAACTGGCGGATATCGATAACTATGTGCGTGCTAACTATCTTCCACCGAGCGATGACATGTTTGGTATTGCAAAGGGGAAAAACGTGATTCTGGTTTCAATGGAATCCACACAGAACTTTGTGATCAATCAAACTGTGAATGGACAGGAAATTACACCGTTCCTGAACGATTTCATTAAAGAAAGTTACTACTTTAACAATTTTTATCACCAGACGGGACAGGGGAAAACTTCAGACTCAGAATTCCTGGTTGATAACTCATTGTATCCATTAAGCCGTGGTGCAGTTTTCTTTACGCATTCAGGCAATGAATATACAGCGACACCTGAAATCCTGAATGAGAACGGCTATTTCACTGCTTCTCTACATGCGAATAACAAGAGCTTCTGGAACAGAGATATCATGTATCAAGCACTTGGTTACGAGCGCTTCTACTCGTTGCCGGATTATGATGTGGAAGAAGAAAATTCAGTAGGCTGGGGAATGAAGGATATTGAGTTCTTCCAGCAGTCTGTTGATCATTTGAAGGCCATGCCAAAACCATTCTATTCAAAGTTCATTACATTAACGAATCACTTCCCATTCGAATTGAATGAAGAAGATCGCTTTGTTGATTCTTTTACATCAAATGACAAGACAGTCAACAATTATTTCCCGACTGTCCGTTATCAGGATGAAGCTTTGAAACTCTTTATACAAAAACTAAAAGATGAAGGTCTCTATGAAGACTCAATCATCATTTTATACGGAGATCATTATGGAATATCCGAAAACCATAATAAGGCTATGGGTGAGTATCTCGGCAAGGAGATTACACCATTCGAAAGCACGCAGCTGCAGCAGGTGCCGCTGATTGTTCATATTCCTGGTCAGGAAGGCAAGACGATTCCAACTGTTGGCGGACAGATTGATCTCAAACCGACTATTCTCCACCTGTTAGGAATCGACACTAAGAACAACATTGACTTCGGTTCAGATTTATTCTCAAAGGAACGGCTTGACTTTGCGGTTCTGCGCGATGGCAGCTTCATCACTAAGGACCACGTATTCACTAGAGAAACTTGCTATGATAAATCAACTGGTGAGCCGACTGACAAAGCAGCTTGTGAGCCTTTTATTGACCAAGCAAAGAACGAGCTCGAGTATTCCGATAAAATTATTTATGGCGACTTGCTGAGATTTTATGGCGAGAAAAATGCCAGTAAAGAAAAAGGTTATCCTAAAACAAATGAATGAATACAAGTGAAACCTGCGCCTTAATGGTGCAGGTTTTTATTATGAAGTATAATCCATTACAGAATTTAAAATAAAGGTGGTAATTTGTCTGAAACCATGGGATATTACTTATTAGGATTTTATAAAGATTGGTATATGCAAGCAACATTTGGTATTGAATATATGGATTTTTCAAAATTCATTGAAACATTTATGGGTTTATAACGTACAGATATATACATTGTTAAAACTGGGGGGAGAGGTGAGAAGCATGAAGGAGAATACATATCGTATACCTTATGTTAGCATGTTATTGCTGGTCATCATCACTTCTGCTTTCGGCCTTTTCGGCTGCTCCCAGAAGCTTGATGCTT belongs to Mesobacillus subterraneus and includes:
- a CDS encoding LTA synthase family protein, which gives rise to MNNNKWTKASIVSIATILLWLKTYIAYKTSFDIKIENWRQEIILFMNPLSFLMVIFGVSMFMKEKAQKRYILITSFIVSAILFANVVFYRFFNDFLTIPVLFQTSNMSDLGSSVTELINFSDLLYFADIVVLALLLKVKPNILGYREYSKVDRRAYFLVAIAISFFNLGMAETERPQLLTRTFDREMLVKNIGTYNYHLYDAFLQSKSSAQRAMADGSELADIDNYVRANYLPPSDDMFGIAKGKNVILVSMESTQNFVINQTVNGQEITPFLNDFIKESYYFNNFYHQTGQGKTSDSEFLVDNSLYPLSRGAVFFTHSGNEYTATPEILNENGYFTASLHANNKSFWNRDIMYQALGYERFYSLPDYDVEEENSVGWGMKDIEFFQQSVDHLKAMPKPFYSKFITLTNHFPFELNEEDRFVDSFTSNDKTVNNYFPTVRYQDEALKLFIQKLKDEGLYEDSIIILYGDHYGISENHNKAMGEYLGKEITPFESTQLQQVPLIVHIPGQEGKTIPTVGGQIDLKPTILHLLGIDTKNNIDFGSDLFSKERLDFAVLRDGSFITKDHVFTRETCYDKSTGEPTDKAACEPFIDQAKNELEYSDKIIYGDLLRFYGEKNASKEKGYPKTNE